One window from the genome of Candidatus Deferrimicrobiaceae bacterium encodes:
- the acnA gene encoding aconitate hydratase AcnA — translation MGKKPADSFGARTGETIGRRSYEIFRLDALERRGVGNVSRLPLSLKVLLENLLRHEDGTSVRSEDIEALARWEPGSPPDREIAFRPARVLLQDFTGVPALVDLAAMRDAARRMGGDPKKINPQMPADLIIDHSVQVDRFGSTGSFGANVAREMERNGERYAFLRWGQEAFRNLRVVPPGTGICHQVNLEYLAPVVFRKRAGRGTQAYPDTLVGTDSHTPMINGLGVVGWGVGGIEAEAALLGQPVSMLVPDVVGFRLSGRLPAGATATDLVLTVTQMLRAKGVVGKFVEFHGPGLSSLSLPDRATISNMSPEYGATIGFFPVDQETLSYLLFTGREREQVALVEAYCKLQGLFRADDSPDPAFSDTLSLDLATVEPCLAGPKRPQDRVLLREARVSFSNALVGWGKEPKAPSHDEQERWHAEGGSTAGETNLPPPENSAESGVTVNFGRTSFRLYDGSVVIAAITSCTNTSNPAVMLGAGLLAKKAVERGLRTKPWVKTSLAPGSKVVSLYLAKAGLTPYLEALGFHLVGYGCTTCIGNSGPLPEPIAEGIRRGNLVAASVLSGNRNFEGRIHPLTRANYLASPPLVVAYALAGNMDIDLYKEPVAFDPNGHPVMLREIWPTPEEITEAVRSSVGAEMFRKEYAAVFEGDEAWKGLPVPKEECFAWEPSSTYVKHPPFFTNLPPKPVPPGDLRGLRVLAVLGDSVTTDHISPAGDIPADGPAGKYLLGHGVAKEEFNSFGSRRGNHEVMMRGTFANIRLRNLLVPGTEGGWTAHLPDGEKMSIYDAAMRYGEEGVPLLVIAGKEYGSGSSRDWAAKGPKLLGVQAVLAESFERIHRSNLVGMGILPLEFERGTSRESLGLTGKETYAIEGISGGIAPGKRLTVRATLDGTEKTFSATARVDTPEESRYYRNGGILPYVLRRLVGRRAR, via the coding sequence ATGGGAAAAAAGCCGGCCGACAGTTTCGGCGCCAGGACCGGGGAGACCATCGGGAGAAGGAGCTACGAGATCTTCCGCCTGGACGCTCTCGAGAGAAGGGGGGTGGGAAATGTCTCCCGCCTGCCCTTGTCCCTCAAGGTTCTCCTGGAGAACCTGCTGCGCCACGAGGACGGAACGTCGGTGCGCTCCGAGGACATCGAGGCTCTGGCCCGCTGGGAACCGGGCTCTCCCCCGGATCGGGAGATCGCGTTTCGTCCCGCGCGCGTGCTGCTTCAGGATTTCACCGGCGTGCCGGCCCTGGTCGATCTGGCCGCCATGCGCGACGCCGCCCGCCGGATGGGGGGCGACCCGAAAAAGATCAACCCGCAGATGCCCGCCGACCTGATCATCGACCACTCCGTCCAGGTGGACCGGTTCGGGTCGACCGGATCCTTCGGGGCGAACGTGGCGCGCGAGATGGAGCGAAACGGGGAGCGGTACGCCTTCCTGCGGTGGGGACAGGAGGCGTTCCGGAACCTGCGGGTGGTCCCCCCGGGGACCGGGATCTGCCACCAGGTGAACCTCGAGTATCTCGCCCCCGTGGTCTTCCGGAAGAGGGCCGGGCGGGGCACCCAGGCCTACCCCGACACCCTCGTCGGGACCGATTCCCACACGCCGATGATCAACGGGCTGGGAGTCGTCGGGTGGGGCGTGGGGGGGATCGAGGCGGAGGCTGCGCTCCTCGGGCAGCCGGTTTCCATGCTCGTGCCCGATGTGGTGGGGTTCCGGCTCTCCGGGCGGCTCCCCGCCGGGGCCACGGCGACCGATCTCGTGCTGACCGTCACCCAGATGCTGCGGGCGAAGGGGGTCGTGGGCAAATTCGTCGAGTTCCACGGCCCGGGGCTTTCCTCCCTCTCGCTGCCCGACCGGGCGACGATCTCCAACATGTCCCCCGAGTACGGCGCCACCATCGGCTTCTTCCCGGTGGACCAGGAGACCCTTTCCTACCTTCTGTTCACCGGCCGGGAGCGGGAGCAGGTTGCCCTCGTCGAGGCGTATTGCAAGCTCCAGGGGTTGTTCCGCGCCGACGACTCCCCCGACCCCGCCTTCTCGGACACCCTGTCGCTCGATCTGGCCACCGTCGAACCCTGCCTGGCCGGACCGAAGAGGCCGCAGGACCGCGTGCTTCTGCGGGAAGCCCGGGTTTCGTTCTCCAACGCCCTCGTCGGCTGGGGGAAGGAACCGAAAGCGCCCTCCCACGACGAACAGGAGCGGTGGCACGCGGAGGGAGGGAGCACCGCGGGAGAGACGAACCTCCCGCCGCCGGAAAATTCCGCGGAGAGCGGCGTGACGGTCAACTTCGGCAGGACCTCTTTCCGGCTCTACGACGGGTCGGTTGTGATCGCGGCGATCACCAGCTGCACGAACACCTCCAACCCGGCCGTCATGCTCGGCGCCGGGCTGCTTGCCAAGAAGGCGGTCGAACGGGGGCTGCGCACGAAACCGTGGGTGAAGACAAGCCTTGCCCCGGGGTCGAAAGTCGTGAGCCTGTACCTGGCCAAGGCCGGCCTGACCCCCTATCTCGAAGCGTTGGGATTCCACCTGGTCGGATACGGCTGTACCACCTGCATCGGCAACTCGGGCCCCCTCCCGGAGCCGATCGCCGAGGGGATCCGCCGGGGGAATCTGGTCGCCGCCTCCGTCCTCTCGGGGAACCGCAACTTCGAGGGGCGCATCCACCCATTGACCCGGGCCAACTACCTCGCTTCCCCCCCGCTTGTCGTCGCCTACGCCCTCGCCGGGAACATGGACATCGATCTGTATAAGGAACCCGTGGCGTTCGACCCCAACGGCCACCCCGTCATGCTCCGCGAGATCTGGCCGACGCCGGAGGAGATTACGGAAGCGGTCCGATCCTCCGTCGGCGCGGAGATGTTCCGGAAGGAGTACGCGGCGGTGTTCGAGGGAGACGAGGCGTGGAAGGGACTCCCGGTCCCGAAGGAGGAATGTTTCGCGTGGGAGCCTTCCTCCACCTACGTCAAGCATCCCCCCTTCTTCACCAACCTCCCCCCCAAGCCGGTTCCCCCGGGGGACCTGCGAGGGCTGCGGGTCCTTGCCGTGCTGGGGGACTCGGTGACCACCGACCATATCTCCCCGGCAGGGGACATCCCGGCGGACGGCCCGGCGGGGAAGTACCTCCTCGGGCACGGCGTGGCGAAGGAGGAGTTCAACTCCTTCGGAAGCCGGCGGGGGAACCACGAGGTCATGATGCGCGGGACATTCGCCAACATCCGCCTGCGCAATCTCCTCGTGCCCGGCACGGAAGGGGGATGGACGGCGCACCTGCCGGACGGAGAGAAGATGTCGATCTACGACGCTGCGATGCGGTACGGGGAGGAGGGCGTCCCTCTTCTCGTCATCGCGGGGAAGGAATACGGCTCCGGCTCCTCCCGGGACTGGGCGGCCAAGGGGCCGAAGCTCCTCGGCGTGCAGGCGGTACTGGCGGAGAGCTTCGAGCGGATCCACCGGAGCAACCTCGTCGGGATGGGAATCCTCCCTCTGGAGTTCGAACGCGGGACGAGCCGGGAGTCCCTCGGGCTTACCGGGAAGGAGACGTATGCGATCGAAGGGATTTCCGGCGGGATTGCGCCGGGGAAGCGTCTGACCGTGCGCGCCACCCTGGACGGGACGGAGAAGACGTTCTCCGCGACTGCCCGGGTCGACACCCCGGAGGAGTCCCGGTACTACAGGAACGGAGGGATTCTTCCGTACGTGCTGCGGCGGCTCGTGGGGCGCAGGGCGAGGTGA